Below is a window of Halarcobacter anaerophilus DNA.
GAGCTTCAACTCACGAATCAAAACTTATTCACTTGAGTTATAAACCTGAAAATGCAAAGAAAAAAGTTGTTTTAGTAGGAAAAGGATTAACTTACGATTCGGGAGGTTTATCTTTAAAACCTGCAGATTATATGGTTACAATGAAAAGTGATAAAAGTGGAGGAAGTGCAGTTATAGGAATTTTAAGTGCTGTTGCAAAACTTAACCTTCTTGTTGAGGTACACGGAATAATCGGTGCAGTTGAAAATATGATAGGCGGAGATGCTTATAAACCCGATGATGTATTAAAAGCTAAAAACGGTAAAACAATTGAAGTTAGAAATACGGATGCAGAAGGAAGATTGGTACTTGCAGATTGTCTTTGTTATGCTCAAGATGAGATTGAAGATATTGATTATATTTTTGATTTTGCAACTCTAACAGGAGCTTGCGTTGTAGGAGTAGGGGAATATACAATCGGAATAATGGGGAATGATACTGTATTAAAAAGAGAAGTAGTATCAAACAGTTTACAATCCGGAGAATATGCTACAACTCTGCCTTTTAACAGATTTTTAAGAAAAACAATCAAATCAGAGATTGCCGACATTTGCAATATTGCAAATACAAGATACGGTGGAGCAATTACAGCAGGACTATTTTTGGATAATTTTATTTATGAAGAGAATAAAGACAAATGGGTTCACTGGGATATTGCAGGACCTGCTTTTGTTGAAAAAGCTTGGGGATATAACCCTCACGGAGCAAGTGGAGCAGGCGTTAGAGCGACTCTACAATTTTTGAAAACCCTTTAAGAGAATTAAGGATATGAAAATGATTAACATAGAAAAAAAACCAAAGATATTAGTTATAGGAGATCTTATGATAGACTCCTATCTAATAGGAAAAT
It encodes the following:
- a CDS encoding leucyl aminopeptidase → MKVNLIENDFKNVESDIEIFIVDDLENCEDKDILENIGFEEKDETVALLPEIGRIYVGCENQDYESIAIAIAAAIKKFNDTKFETAKIELNDLDLKALVEGALLGSYEFDEYKSKKKKKKKQELNICNSKLTSEMKEIYEESKIISKAVNKTRDIVNTPPADFYPKIMAKTAKKMAKEAQIECVVHGEEYLKKNSMNAMLSVGRASTHESKLIHLSYKPENAKKKVVLVGKGLTYDSGGLSLKPADYMVTMKSDKSGGSAVIGILSAVAKLNLLVEVHGIIGAVENMIGGDAYKPDDVLKAKNGKTIEVRNTDAEGRLVLADCLCYAQDEIEDIDYIFDFATLTGACVVGVGEYTIGIMGNDTVLKREVVSNSLQSGEYATTLPFNRFLRKTIKSEIADICNIANTRYGGAITAGLFLDNFIYEENKDKWVHWDIAGPAFVEKAWGYNPHGASGAGVRATLQFLKTL